DNA from Prosthecochloris marina:
CTTGTCGACACAGGACTCAGCACAAAAAACATCGACCGCTGTAAAAACATGTTTGTGCTGGGCACCCTTTACTGGCTCTACAGCCTTCCTATCGATACCACGATTGAAACGCTTAAAACAAAGTTCAAGAAAAAAGCCGATGTTGCCGAAGCGAACATCAAGGCGGTCAAAGCAGGCTACAATTTCGGTGATGAAACGGAAATGTTTTCTCAGCATGGCCGTTTTTCAGTCGATCCGGCCAATAAAAAGCCAGGTGTCTACCGCCGTGTCACCGGCAACGAAGCTTCAGCTATCGGTTTGACTGCTGCTGCGAAAAAAGCCGGTCTGGAGCTCTTTCTCGGCTCATACCCGATCACGCCTGCGTCAGAAATCCTGCAGACGCTTTCCGGGCTGAAAAAATGGGGAGTTAAAACATTCCAAGCAGAAGATGAAATAGCGGGTGTTCTGACCAGCATCGGCGCATCCTATGGAGGAGCTCTTGCTGCAACCAACACCTCCGGTCCGGGGCTCGCGCTAAAAGCAGAAGGCCTTGGCTTGGCTGTAATGCTTGAGATTCCACTTGTTGTCGTGAATGTTCAGCGTGGCGGTCCTTCGACCGGTCTTCCGACGAAACCTGAACAGTCAGACCTGTTTATATCCATGTTCGGACGTCATGGTGACGCACCGGTACCGATTATCGCCGCAACATCTCCTGTTGACTGTTTCTACACCGCATACGAAGCAGCAAAAATAGCCGTGGAATACATGACTCCGGTTATTTGTCTTACCGACGGTTACCTTGGCCTGAGTTCGGAGCCAATGCTGATTCCTGCTCCTGATGATCTTGCTGATATCACCCCAAAATACGTCAAGGAAAGAAAACCCGAAGATCCGCCCTATCTCCCGTACAAACGTGATGAGAAAGGTGTAAGAGAATGGGCCATCCCTGGTACAAAAGGTCTCGAACACCGCATCGGTGGTCTTGAAAAACAGCACGAAACCGGTCATGTGTCACACGATCCTGAAAACCATGCTCTTATGACAAAACTTCGTGCGGAAAAGATCGAACGTGTCATCGATCTTGTGCCGGATCAAACCATTGACAATGGTCCTGAACAAGGCGACCTTCTTGTCCTCGGCTGGGGTTCAACCTACGGAGCAATTAAAATCGCTGTCGAACAAGCGCTTGCAGGTGGCTGCAATGTTGCTCACGCCCATCTCCGCTATCTGAATCCGTTCCCGAAAAATCTCGGAGAGATTCTCAGTAACTACAAGAAAGTGCTGATACCGGAAAACAACTATGGCCAGCTTATACGCATTATAAGGGACAAGTACCAGATTGAGCCTGTTGGCTACAGCAAGGTACAGGGTCTTCCATTCAACGAGATGGAAATTGAAGCAAAAATCACAGACACTTTAAAGGAGCTTTAAACTATGAGCGATACAAATACTCAATTGACAGCTAAAGATTTTACGTCGAGCCAGGAACCGAAATGGTGTCCGGGCTGCGGTGATCATGCTGTGCTTCAACAGCTGAAAAACGCCATGGCAGATCTCAATCTCAAAACTGAAGAGGTTGTTTTTGTCTCAGGTATCGGCTGTTCTTCACGACTGCCGTACTATGTCGCAACCTATGGCGTTCACGGCATTCATGGAAGGGCAATGGCCATGGGTTCCGGGTTAAAAGCTGCCCGACCCGATCTCAGCGTGTGGGTCGCCACCGGTGACGGTGATGCACTGTCAATCGGCGGCAATCACTATATCCATACCATTAGAAGAAACCTCGACATGAATATTATACTGTTCAACAATGAGATCTATGGTCTTACAAAAGGACAGTATTCTCCAACATCAAAAGTTGGACTGAAGACCGTCACCTCTCCCAACGGAGTAGTTGACTACCCGATGAACACCCTTGCCCTGACGCTTGGCTCCGGTGGAACCTTTGTGGCAAGAGTCCTTGATCGTGACGGCAAATTCATGCGCGAAGTGTTCAAGCGTTCAGCACAGCACAGAGGAACATCTGTTGTCGAGATCTACCAGAACTGTCCGATATATAACGATGGTGCGTTCTCGGTATTTACCGACAGGGAAAGGAAAGCTGATACGATAGTCTATCTTGAACAGGGTAAGCCGCTTGTTTTCGGCAAAGAGAGTAACAAGGGAATCATGCTCGATGGTTTTACACCGCTTGTCGTTGACCTCGGCGACTCCTCGGTTTCCAAAGACGATTTATGGGTTCACGACGAGAATGACAAGCTGAAAGCAAATATTCTCGCTGACTTCTTTGATGATCCTGATACCAAGGAAGATTATCTTCCCAGGCCTATCGGCATCTTTTATGTTGAGGACCGTTTCACTTACGAAGATGCTCTCGACGATCAGATAGCCCAGCTGCAATCAGCTGGAGAAGGCACTCTCGAAGAACTTCTCTCAGGCCCAAGCACCTGGACGATCAACTAATGCTCCTCAGGGAAGCACAGAAAAAAAGAAGAGGCTGTCTCATAAGTCAATTATGAGGCAGCTTTCTTGTTTTTACGGAGATCCTGTGTATTATGGCTTAAATCCTTTTAGTGTTTTTACAATAATATCTTAGCTAAACCCACAAACGCAATGGGCTACCTTTACAGATAGCCCGATTTTGCTTTGGTTTGCCCTTTTGAGACAGCCTCTTCTGCTTTTATCTCGCGAACGTCGTTACCACTCTATTGTCTGCCCGACAAATACATAGGTCAATGAAACTGCAAACTCAAGCTCCTTCCCTAGACGATTCAACAATTCAACAGTTCAACAACAATCACCCCTCTTCATTCCATACCCCCATCCCGGCAAACTTGTCGATTCTTTCATCGACAAGATCTTCAGGTTTTCTCCCTTTCAGAAGCCGTAATTCATCAATAAGCACCGACTTCACTGTTTCCGCCATTTTTTCCGGATTATGATGCGCTCCCCCAAGCGGCTCGGGTATAATTCTGTCAATGATCTTTTGTTCGAGAAGGTCGTCGGCTGTCAGCTTCAGTGCTTCAGCAGCCTGCTCTTTGAACTTCCAGCTCCTCCACAGAATAGATGAACAGCTTTCAGGTGAAATAACCGAATACCATGCGTTTTCAGCCATCAGTATACGATCTCCCACACCAATGCCTATTGCACCACCGCTCGCCCCTTCACCTATGACAACGCAGATAATTGGGACACGCAGTCCGGCCATCTCAAACAAATTGCGGGCAATCGCCTCCGCCTGCCCCATTTCTTCAGCTTCGATACCAGGATATGCCCCGGGAGTATCGATCAGGGTAACGACCGGTTTACCGAACTTTTCCGCGAGCTTCATGAGACGGAGAGCTTTACGATACCCTTCTGGCTGAGCCATGCCGAAATTCCTGAACAGATTTGACTTTGTATCCCGGCCCTTCTGATGCCCGATAACCATAACCGTCTGCTTGAAGCCTGACTCTTCCTCTTCTATCCTGGCAAAACCTCCGACAATCGCTTTGTCATCGCGGTAATGCCTGTCACCGGCGAGCTCTACAAAGTCCTGTGTCATCATATAGATGTAATCCAAGGTGTATGGCCGTTCCGGATGACGCGCCAGCTGCACCTTCTGCCACCTTGTAAGATTCTGGTAGATCGAAAGCCTGAGGGCATCAACTTTCGATTCAAGAATCTCTATCTCACGATTCAGCCCTTCCGTCTCAACAAGATTATGCTCACCTGAACTTTTTTTCAAACACACTCGCATCTCGTGAAGCTTCTCTTCGAGCTCGAACAGCGGCTTCTCAAAATCAAGAACTACTTTTGTTGCCATAAAATCAGACACCTTTTTTATAAAAAAAGCCCATCGAGCACTCGCCGGATGGACTTGAAGAAACAGAAAAAAAGAAAGGATACATAGAAAAAAGGACCGTTCAGGCCACCTCTTCTTTCAATGCCTTGCCAGGCTTGAACTTCACAACTTTTTTCGCTGCGATGGTAATTGTCTCGCCTGTCTGAGGGTTTCGTCCCTGCCGTTCGGCTCTTTCACCTGTGGAAAAAGTCCCGAAACCAACAAGCGTGATATCATCACCTGCTTTAAGACCAGCTGTCACAACATTCACAAAGGCGTTCACAGCCCTTTCCGCGTCGGCTTTGGTTAACCCTGCCTGGGATGCGATCTTTTCAACTAACTCAGCTTTAGACATAGGATAATTTTTTTGTTGTTGGAGTCAATAACCACCAAATTAACTGTAAACTGCATTAAAATTAATGTAACCAGTCTGTTACAAACTTGCAATCGGTTTTTCCGCCGGCATCAGAGCACCGTTTTCACAGCTCCCTGCCGTGAACAATTGCTCGAATATCGACTGTGGCAATTAAAAACGCTCAACTTAGGAGATTGTTAATCACATTGCGCTGTATTATATTAAACTCTTCGCCGAACAGCAAGCCGTAAGGCACAGAACATTTGTTTATTTTCGCTTCATATGACATCAATCAGTAACGTATCGAAAGGCTCGATCATCCGTTTTCGGGGTGAACCACATCGTATCGAAAGCCTGGTACACCGGACACCTGGTAATTTGAGAGCATTTTACCAGGCCGGGATGAAAAACCTCAATACCGGACGCAATGTCGAATACCGCTTCAGCGCAAGTGAATCAGTCGATGTTGTTCAGACTGAACGGAAACAGTATCAGTACCTTTATCGGGACGGGGAAGATTTTGTGATGATGGATACCGAAACCTTTGACCAGATAAACATTGCGAAGGAAATCATCGGTACCCCGGCAAGTTTTCTCACGGAAGGAATGCTTGTCGACATCGTCTTTGCGGACGACAACTCAATCATCGAAGCAGAACTGCCCATATTTGTTGAGCTCGAAGTAACCGAAACAAGTCCTGCAACAAAAGATGACCGGGCCACGAGCGGAACAAAGCCTGCAATTCTTGAAACCGGAACGGAAGTCAACGTCCCCATGTTCATCCAGACCGGCAGTGTTATCCGTGTCGATACTCGTAGCGGAGAATACATGGAAAGGGTAAAAAAATAACCCCTCCCCTATACGATCTGCACCAAACTTAAAGCATGAAATTATGAACCTGAAAGAAATTCAGCAGCTTATCGATATGATCAATAACTCGGATCTCGATGAGGCTACTATCGAAGAAGGTGATTTTAAGATCACCCTCAAAAGATCTTCTGCGAACCCTGTTACCAACAACAGCCAGCCAGCTTCGACGCATGCTGTTCCTCAAGCAGTTTCCGCACCCCAGCCAGTCATACAGCCTCAGGTAAAAGATTCCGAGCCATCAAAACCGATGAATGAAGGTTTGGTTGAAATTCGTTCACCTATCGTCGGAACCTTTTACAGAGCACCATCTCCGGAAGCCGATGCTTTTGTCAACGTCAATGACCGTATTGAAAATGGCCAGGTGCTTTGTATCATCGAGGCAATGAAACTCATGAACGAAATCGAGTCCGATTTTTCAGGAGCCATTGTTGAAATTCTGGTAGAAAATGGCCAGCCCGTAGAATACGACCAAGTGCTTTTCCTCATCAAGCCTTGAAAAAACTTTACCGGATAATCAATCACATTGTTTCAGACCCATACAACAAGAGAGAAAAGCAAAGTCAACAAGGTTGCTGACAGTGGCTCCCGTCACTCGCCACTGTCAAGAATAACCGAACGATCGATCATTATCAAGTACAAATAAAACAGAGCATTGTTTAAAAAAATACTTATTGCTAATCGTGGAGAAATCGCGTTACGGGTCATGCAAACCTGCCGCGAATTGGGAATCAGCACCGTCGGAGTATATTCTACAGCCGATAAGGACTCACTTCACGTCAGATATGCCGATGAAGCCGTTTGCATAGGCCCACCTCTTGGGAAAGACAGTTATTTGAATATCTCTCGTATTTTAGCGGCAGCTGAAATAACCAATGCCGATGCGATACATCCAGGGTACGGTTTTTTGGCAGAAAATGCAGACTTTGCTGAAGTATGCAGCTCCTCCGGCTTCAAATTCATCGGTCCGCATGCTGAAATGATCCGTAAAATGGGCGACAAGAACACGGCCAGAGAAACTGTTGTTGCTGCCGGTGTGCCTGTTGTTCCGGGCAGCGACGGGTTGATATCCAACGTCAAGGAAGCAGTGGACATTGCAGAAAAAATAGGATATCCGGTTATCATCAAACCTACTGCCGGAGGTGGAGGGAAAGGGATGAGAGTCGTGAGTGAAACCTCACAGCTTGAAAATGCACTTGCCACTGCCCAGAACGAAGCACAACAGGCTTTCGGAAACAGCGGTGTCTACATCGAAAAGTTCGTTGAAAATCCCCGCCACGTAGAGATACAGGTGCTTGCCGATCAGTATGGCAACACCATACACCTCGGTGAACGTGACTGTACCATACAACGTCGCCATCAGAAACTTATCGAAGAAACACCCTCACCGGTTGTCGATGACGAGCTTCGGACAAAAATGGGTAATGCCGCCGTTGCAGCTGCAGCTGCAATCAACTACGAAGGGGCCGGCACCATTGAGTTTCTCCTGGACAGTGACCGGAATTTCTACTTCATGGAAATGAATACCCGCATTCAGGTCGAGCATCCCGTCACTGAAGAGCGATACGATGTCGATCTGGTAAGGCAGCAGATTCTCATTGCTTCAGGTGAAAACATCGCAAACCGCTCGTACACCCCTAAAGGACATTCCATTGAATGCCGTATCAACGCCGAAGATCCTAAACACGGCTTTCGTCCCTCTCCCGGAGAACTACAGGTATTCCATACCCCTGGCGGTCACGGCGTACGCGTCGATACTCATGGTTATGCAAGTTACAAAGTCCCACCGCACTATGACTCGCTGATCGCCAAGCTCGTAGTCCATGCAGACACAAGAGAAGAAGCCATTGAAAGAATGCAGCGTGCACTCGATGAATTTATCGTTACCGGCATCAAGACAACGATTCCATTTCACAAGCAACTCCTCATGACAAGCGCATTCAAGAGCGGCGAATTCGATACCGGATTTCTCGAAAACTCCGGATTTACGGTTTCGTAGTCGTACCGGTCCATGTATCTGAACTACTGACTGAATATCACCAGCTAAAAATAAAAAAGGCTGCCCTTTAAAGGCAGCCTCTTTTATTGTAGATTTTGGAGAGCACTTCCCGTTCTATTACTCATACACTGGCATAGAACTATTCAGTCTCTTCTTCAATAACCGATCCATCCAGATCAGCGTCTTCACTCTCAAAAGCAGCGGTACTGCCTTCACCGTTTTCAGGAAACGCAAGGTTCAGCTTACGATACTTTTTCAATCCGGTACCGGCAGGAATGAGCTTACCGACAATGACGTTTTCTTTCAACCCGGCCAGATTGTCGATTTTACCGGCTACTGCCGCATCGGTAAGAACCTTTGTGGTTTCCTGGAAGGATGCAGCGGAAATAACGCTTTCAGTCTGCAGGGCAGCACTTGTGATACCAAGCAGAACCGGATGAGATGTCGCTTGCAGCGCGGGCTCGATAGCAATCAATTTTTTGCTGTTTCTGCGAAGCTCCCTGTTGAGTTTGGTTATATCCCGCATTTTGTACAACTGACCTTCCTGAATTCTCGGCGGAGCATCTCCCCGCTCTGTCACCCGTACCTTTTCGGCGACATCCCTGTTAGCTTCGATGAACACGGTTCTATCGATGAGATCACCCGACAACAGTTCGGTATCTCCCGGTTCTTCAACCCTCACCTTCTGCAACATCTGGCGAACGATCACTTCAAGATGTTTGTCATTGATTTCAACACCGGCGTTGATCTGGTATACCTTCTGAATTTCATTCACCAAATACTGCTGTACAGCATTCGGTCCCTGAATTCTCAGAATATCCTGCGGAGATACAGCACCATCGGTAAGGGGTTCTCCCGCGTTGACTTCGTCGCCTTCATTGGCAAGAACATGTTTACCAACCTGTACATAATAATTCTTTTCCTCTCCAAATTCGTTTTTAACCTTGATCTCCTTACTACTCCTGCGTTGTGGGCCAAAACCGACGTAACCGTCAATCTCGGATACAATCGCCGGATCCGAAGGAATACGAGCCTCGAAAAGTTCGGTAACTTTCGGAAGACCCGCGGTAATATCACCGCCGACCCGGTCAAGGTTTCTCGGTACTTTAGCCATGACATCACCAACCTTAACCCTTCTGCCGTCCTCGACAAAGAGGTTCGACTTGATTGGAACAGGATAGGTTTTGAGAATCTCTCCTGCGTCGCTTACAATCAAAATCCTTGGCTCTCTTGTTTCAGAAGCCCGTAACTTGGTACGCCAGTTGATAATCACATGCTGTACATAACCGGTCTGAGGATCAACCTCTTCCTTGTAGGTAACCCCTTTTTCAATATCGACGAACTTTACCTGCCCCTCGATTTCGGCGATAATCTGCGTACTGTTAGGCTCGCTGCTGAAAAGAACATCGTCCTTTTTGACAAGGTCGCCGTTTTTGGATGCGAGATGTGCACCGTGAGGCACCTCATAACGTTTCAGTATTTTTCCTGAATCAGGATCGACAATGTTGATTTTTCCGTTTTTCTGAATAACCAAGATCTGGATTTCTGGCACACCATCTTCATTGATGGCTTCCTGCTCAACGCTTCTGATGCTCTCAAACTCTACCTGGCCTTCGCAGGAAGACTTGGTTTCCGTTTCTGCAATACCACCCTGTGCCGTTCCCCCCTGATGGAAAGTACGAAGGGTGAGCTGGGTACCCGGTTCGCCAATGGATTGTGCGGCAATGACACCGACAGCCTCACCGATTTCGACAAGCTTGTGTACCGCGAGGTTGGTACCGTAACATTTGGAGCATATCCCCTGTTTGGCTTCACAGGTCAACACCGACCGGATATCAGCCTCTATAACACCTACATTTTTCTGAATGGCATCGGCAATTTCATCCGTGATGATTCCTCCTGCCGGAACAATGATTTCATCGGCAAGCGTGTCGATAATGTCTCGGGAAGCAACACGGCCCCGAATTTTTTCACTGAACTTGATTTGGCCACCTGTTTCTTCTTCAATGCCACGCTCAACATGAATCCCCCTTGTCGTACCGCAATCCTCCTCGGTAACGATGACATCCTGCGCAACATCGTGCAGTCGCCTCGTCAAGTAACCGGCATCAGCAGTTTTAAGCGATGTATCGGACAAACCTTTACGGGCACCATGCGTCGAGACAAAATATTCGAGAACGGTCAACCCTTCTTTAAGGTTCGAAATAATAGGATTCTCGATAATCTCGCCGGGCTGCCCTGACATGGACTTCTGCGGGCGGGCAATAAGCCCTCTCATACCGGTTAGCTGCCGAACCTGCTCTCTCGAGCCGCGAGCACCGGAATCAAGCATCATGAACAACGGATTGAAGCCTGCACGGTCTTTACGAAGCTTTTGATATGACTCCTCGGCGACAAGGTTCGTCACTTTCTGCCAAACATCGACAATCTGGTTATACCGTTCGTTTTCCGTCAGCGTACCTCGGTTATACTCTCTGACAATCTTGTTACTTTCCCTTGTAGCTTTCTTGATATGCTGGATCTTGGCTTCGGGAATGATTGCATCGGCAAGGCCGATAGAAAGACCGCCTTTCATGGCGTAATGGAAACCAACCTCCTTGATGTTATCGAGAAACTCTGCTGCCGCAACATTGCCCACTTCTCCTGAAAGTTTGGAGATAAGCTCCTTTGCGCCTTTTTTATCGATAACCTTGTTGATGAAGCCGATCTTTTCCGGAACATACTGGTTGAAGATCACACGGCCAACGGTCGTTACAAGGATTCTGCTTTCTTCGATTTCCTTTTTCAGCCATTCTTTCTGCTCAACGTTCTCTTCCGGAATGATATCGAGCATTCGTAAAGGATCGAACTTCTGCTCTATTTTACCGCTGTATTTAACAAAGACAAGTGCATGAAGACCGATACGTTGCTCATTATAGGCAATCATGACCTCCTCGGTACCGTAAAACAGTTGTCCCTGACCTTTCTCTCCAAGCCTGGATTTCGTGAGGTAGTACATGCCAAGAACCATATCCTGTGAAGGAACGGTAACCGGCTTACCCGACTGCGGAAGGATGAGGTTATGCGACGAAAGCATCAAAAGAGTCGCCTCGAGCTGTGCTTCCTGTGACAGGGGTACGTGTACCGCCATCTGGTCACCGTCGAAGTCAGCGTTGAACGCAGTACAAACCAAAGGATGTATCTGTATTGCCTTGCCCTCGATCAGGACCGGCTGAAAAGCCTGAATACCAAGGCGATGCAGTGTCGGTGCACGGTTAAG
Protein-coding regions in this window:
- a CDS encoding acetyl-CoA carboxylase carboxyltransferase subunit alpha; protein product: MATKVVLDFEKPLFELEEKLHEMRVCLKKSSGEHNLVETEGLNREIEILESKVDALRLSIYQNLTRWQKVQLARHPERPYTLDYIYMMTQDFVELAGDRHYRDDKAIVGGFARIEEEESGFKQTVMVIGHQKGRDTKSNLFRNFGMAQPEGYRKALRLMKLAEKFGKPVVTLIDTPGAYPGIEAEEMGQAEAIARNLFEMAGLRVPIICVVIGEGASGGAIGIGVGDRILMAENAWYSVISPESCSSILWRSWKFKEQAAEALKLTADDLLEQKIIDRIIPEPLGGAHHNPEKMAETVKSVLIDELRLLKGRKPEDLVDERIDKFAGMGVWNEEG
- a CDS encoding 2-oxoacid:acceptor oxidoreductase subunit alpha, whose product is MSDQIILNNENMVTSKTSVSVLFAGDSGDGMQLTGTQFANTVAVYGSDLNTFPNFPSEIRAPAGTISGVSGFQLQFGSKAVYTPGAKFDVMVAMNAAALKANLKNLHHGGIILANTDGFDAKNLKLAGYGEENNPLEDGTLNDYTVFEIPVVTLTRKALVDTGLSTKNIDRCKNMFVLGTLYWLYSLPIDTTIETLKTKFKKKADVAEANIKAVKAGYNFGDETEMFSQHGRFSVDPANKKPGVYRRVTGNEASAIGLTAAAKKAGLELFLGSYPITPASEILQTLSGLKKWGVKTFQAEDEIAGVLTSIGASYGGALAATNTSGPGLALKAEGLGLAVMLEIPLVVVNVQRGGPSTGLPTKPEQSDLFISMFGRHGDAPVPIIAATSPVDCFYTAYEAAKIAVEYMTPVICLTDGYLGLSSEPMLIPAPDDLADITPKYVKERKPEDPPYLPYKRDEKGVREWAIPGTKGLEHRIGGLEKQHETGHVSHDPENHALMTKLRAEKIERVIDLVPDQTIDNGPEQGDLLVLGWGSTYGAIKIAVEQALAGGCNVAHAHLRYLNPFPKNLGEILSNYKKVLIPENNYGQLIRIIRDKYQIEPVGYSKVQGLPFNEMEIEAKITDTLKEL
- the accB gene encoding acetyl-CoA carboxylase biotin carboxyl carrier protein; translated protein: MNLKEIQQLIDMINNSDLDEATIEEGDFKITLKRSSANPVTNNSQPASTHAVPQAVSAPQPVIQPQVKDSEPSKPMNEGLVEIRSPIVGTFYRAPSPEADAFVNVNDRIENGQVLCIIEAMKLMNEIESDFSGAIVEILVENGQPVEYDQVLFLIKP
- the accC gene encoding acetyl-CoA carboxylase biotin carboxylase subunit encodes the protein MFKKILIANRGEIALRVMQTCRELGISTVGVYSTADKDSLHVRYADEAVCIGPPLGKDSYLNISRILAAAEITNADAIHPGYGFLAENADFAEVCSSSGFKFIGPHAEMIRKMGDKNTARETVVAAGVPVVPGSDGLISNVKEAVDIAEKIGYPVIIKPTAGGGGKGMRVVSETSQLENALATAQNEAQQAFGNSGVYIEKFVENPRHVEIQVLADQYGNTIHLGERDCTIQRRHQKLIEETPSPVVDDELRTKMGNAAVAAAAAINYEGAGTIEFLLDSDRNFYFMEMNTRIQVEHPVTEERYDVDLVRQQILIASGENIANRSYTPKGHSIECRINAEDPKHGFRPSPGELQVFHTPGGHGVRVDTHGYASYKVPPHYDSLIAKLVVHADTREEAIERMQRALDEFIVTGIKTTIPFHKQLLMTSAFKSGEFDTGFLENSGFTVS
- a CDS encoding HU family DNA-binding protein, which codes for MSKAELVEKIASQAGLTKADAERAVNAFVNVVTAGLKAGDDITLVGFGTFSTGERAERQGRNPQTGETITIAAKKVVKFKPGKALKEEVA
- the efp gene encoding elongation factor P, whose translation is MTSISNVSKGSIIRFRGEPHRIESLVHRTPGNLRAFYQAGMKNLNTGRNVEYRFSASESVDVVQTERKQYQYLYRDGEDFVMMDTETFDQINIAKEIIGTPASFLTEGMLVDIVFADDNSIIEAELPIFVELEVTETSPATKDDRATSGTKPAILETGTEVNVPMFIQTGSVIRVDTRSGEYMERVKK
- the rpoC gene encoding DNA-directed RNA polymerase subunit beta', encoding MIFSQGASPIKGDFSKIKFSIASPESILAHSRGEVLKPETINYRTFKPERDGLMCEKIFGPTKDWECYCGKYKRVRYKGIICDRCGVEVTMKSVRRERMGHISLAVPVVHTWFFRSVPSKIGALLDLSTKELERIIYYEVYVVINPGEPGEKQGIKKLDRLTEEQYFQIITEYEDNQDLDDNDPAKFVAKMGGEAIHTLLKGLDLDSQAVELRKILRESGSEQKKADALKRLKVVEAFRKSYEPVKKSRKKSTGLFPEDEAPEPYVYEGNKPEYMVMEVIPVIPPELRPLVPLEGGRFATSDLNDLYRRVIIRNNRLKKLIDIRAPEVILRNEKRMLQEAVDALFDNSRKANAVKTGESNRPLKSLSDALKGKQGRFRQNLLGKRVDYSGRSVIVVGPELKLHECGLPKSMAIELFQPFVIRRLVERGIAKSVKSAKKLIDKKDPVVWDVLEKVIDGRPVLLNRAPTLHRLGIQAFQPVLIEGKAIQIHPLVCTAFNADFDGDQMAVHVPLSQEAQLEATLLMLSSHNLILPQSGKPVTVPSQDMVLGMYYLTKSRLGEKGQGQLFYGTEEVMIAYNEQRIGLHALVFVKYSGKIEQKFDPLRMLDIIPEENVEQKEWLKKEIEESRILVTTVGRVIFNQYVPEKIGFINKVIDKKGAKELISKLSGEVGNVAAAEFLDNIKEVGFHYAMKGGLSIGLADAIIPEAKIQHIKKATRESNKIVREYNRGTLTENERYNQIVDVWQKVTNLVAEESYQKLRKDRAGFNPLFMMLDSGARGSREQVRQLTGMRGLIARPQKSMSGQPGEIIENPIISNLKEGLTVLEYFVSTHGARKGLSDTSLKTADAGYLTRRLHDVAQDVIVTEEDCGTTRGIHVERGIEEETGGQIKFSEKIRGRVASRDIIDTLADEIIVPAGGIITDEIADAIQKNVGVIEADIRSVLTCEAKQGICSKCYGTNLAVHKLVEIGEAVGVIAAQSIGEPGTQLTLRTFHQGGTAQGGIAETETKSSCEGQVEFESIRSVEQEAINEDGVPEIQILVIQKNGKINIVDPDSGKILKRYEVPHGAHLASKNGDLVKKDDVLFSSEPNSTQIIAEIEGQVKFVDIEKGVTYKEEVDPQTGYVQHVIINWRTKLRASETREPRILIVSDAGEILKTYPVPIKSNLFVEDGRRVKVGDVMAKVPRNLDRVGGDITAGLPKVTELFEARIPSDPAIVSEIDGYVGFGPQRRSSKEIKVKNEFGEEKNYYVQVGKHVLANEGDEVNAGEPLTDGAVSPQDILRIQGPNAVQQYLVNEIQKVYQINAGVEINDKHLEVIVRQMLQKVRVEEPGDTELLSGDLIDRTVFIEANRDVAEKVRVTERGDAPPRIQEGQLYKMRDITKLNRELRRNSKKLIAIEPALQATSHPVLLGITSAALQTESVISAASFQETTKVLTDAAVAGKIDNLAGLKENVIVGKLIPAGTGLKKYRKLNLAFPENGEGSTAAFESEDADLDGSVIEEETE
- a CDS encoding 2-oxoacid:ferredoxin oxidoreductase subunit beta, producing the protein MSDTNTQLTAKDFTSSQEPKWCPGCGDHAVLQQLKNAMADLNLKTEEVVFVSGIGCSSRLPYYVATYGVHGIHGRAMAMGSGLKAARPDLSVWVATGDGDALSIGGNHYIHTIRRNLDMNIILFNNEIYGLTKGQYSPTSKVGLKTVTSPNGVVDYPMNTLALTLGSGGTFVARVLDRDGKFMREVFKRSAQHRGTSVVEIYQNCPIYNDGAFSVFTDRERKADTIVYLEQGKPLVFGKESNKGIMLDGFTPLVVDLGDSSVSKDDLWVHDENDKLKANILADFFDDPDTKEDYLPRPIGIFYVEDRFTYEDALDDQIAQLQSAGEGTLEELLSGPSTWTIN